From the genome of Lotus japonicus ecotype B-129 chromosome 6, LjGifu_v1.2, one region includes:
- the LOC130726058 gene encoding rop guanine nucleotide exchange factor 5, giving the protein METLSNKSDVSQKKRDGVQSCVTDSSADSRGTSFSGSSSSASSEEVKVKGSSSPAPLGWPILKASVSKRLNSDDKENQHESHLEDSKFTSIGLQISDVDMMKERFAKLLLGEDMSGSGKGVCTALAISNAITNLCATAFGQLWRLEPLPSEKKEMWRREMEWLVSVSDHIVELIPSWQTFPDGSKLEVMTCRPRKDIFINLPALRKLDNMLLEILDSFTATEFWYVDQGIVAQDADGSASFRKTIQRQEEKWWLPVPRVPPAGLSEDSRKKLNHSRECANQILKAAMAINSTALAEMEVPESYLEVLPKNGRTCLGDFIYRYITSDQFSPECLLDCLDISSEHVALEIANRVEAAIYVWRRRAHSRSSPSPNRTSTRSSWEIVKDFMVDGDKRELLADRAENILLSLKQRFPGLSQTTLDTSKIQCNKDVGKSILESYSRVLESMAFNIIARIDDLLYVDDLTKHSDKFALVPSTVNMASQKKVSCPSFSVSVSDTPRKSAVGTPRFSPAPLISPARGERTPFLNNNNNIIKPHRRGFGVRRVLSNYLGGETTKSKIGSNSIGVNGSSPSSKKTEQRLKELSCPKNRTK; this is encoded by the exons atggAAACTTTATCAAACAAGAGTGATGTTTCTCAAAAGAAAAGAGATGGGGTTCAGTCCTGTGTCACGGATTCCAGTGCAGATTCTAGAGGGACCAGTTTCAGTGGATCCAGTTCTTCAGCTTCTTCTGAAGAAGTAAAAGTGAAAGGGTCTTCCTCACCTGCTCCACTTGGCTGGCCTATTCTCAAGGCTTCAGTTTCCAAGCGCTTAAATTCTGATGACAAAGAAAATCAACATGAGTCCCACTTGGAAGACTCAAAATTTACCAGTATAGGTTTACAAATTTCAG ATGTTGACATGATGAAGGAAAGGTTTGCAAAATTGTTGCTTGGGGAAGATATGTCAGGTTCTGGAAAAGGGGTTTGCACTGCTTTGGCCATTTCAAATGCCATTACTAATCTGTGTG CCACTGCATTTGGGCAATTATGGAGACTAGAACCTCTACCTTCTGAGAAGAAAGAAATGTGGCGGAGAGAGATGGAATGGCTTGTTAGTGTTAGTGATCACATTGTTGAATTAATACCTTCTTGGCAAACATTTCCTGATGGAAGCAAGCTTGAG GTAATGACTTGCAGGCCTAGGAAAGATATTTTTATCAATCTCCCAGCTCTTCGCAAACTTGACAACATGCTTCTG GAAATTTTAGATAGCTTCACTGCTACAGAGTTTTGGTATGTTGATCAAGGCATTGTAGCCCAAGATGCAGATGGTTCGGCCTCTTTTCGCAAAACAATTCAGAGGCAAGAAGAGAAGTGGTGGCTTCCAGTACCCCGTGTCCCCCCTGCGGGTCTCAGCGAGGACTCAAGAAAGAAGCTGAATCACTCCAGAGAATGTGCAAACCAAATACTAAAAGCAGCCATGGCTATCAACAGCACTGCTTTGGCTGAGATGGAAGTTCCAGAGTCCTATTTGGAAGTCCTCCCTAAG AACGGAAGAACTTGCTTGGGGGATTTTATTTACCGTTACATCACATCAGATCAGTTCTCCCCAGAGTGCCTGCTCGATTGCTTGGACATCTCATCTGAACATGTTGCGCTAGAGATCGCGAACCGTGTGGAAGCAGCAATTTATGTATGGCGTAGAAGAGCTCACTCCAGGTCCTCTCCTAGTCCCAACCGTACAAGCACAAGGTCATCCTGGGAGATTGTCAAGGACTTCATGGTTGATGGAGATAAGAGAGAACTGCTAGCAGATAGAGCTGAAAACATTCTCCTTTCCTTGAAGCAGCGGTTCCCAGGCTTATCTCAAACTACCCTTGATACCAGCAAAATCCAGTGCAACAAG GATGTTGGAAAATCCATTTTGGAGAGCTACTCAAGAGTTTTGGAGAGCATGGCTTTTAACATCATAGCCCGCATTGATGATTTGCTCTATGTGGATGACCTGACCAAACATTCAGACAAATTTGCATTAGTTCCTAGTACAGTTAACATGGCTTCTCAGAAGAAGGTTTCATGTCCATCATTCTCAGTGTCTGTCTCGGACACTCCACGCAAATCAGCAGTTGGCACACCTCGCTTTTCACCCGCGCCGCTGATTAGTCCTGCAAGAGGGGAGAGAACTCCTTtcctcaacaacaacaacaacattatTAAACCTCATCGTCGCGGCTTTGGGGTGAGAAGAGTATTGTCAAATTATCTTGGAGGAGAGACAACAAAATCAAAGATTGGTAGCAATTCAATTGGGGTGAATGGTTCAAGCCCAAGTAGTAAAAAAACAGAACAACGTCTCAAGGAATTATCATGCCCCAAAAACAGAACAAAATGA